The genomic segment TATCCATCACTCACTTGGTTATAACTCTCTAATTAATTTGTCATCAATGCATTCCACTTCAGATTAGCGGGCGAGGGGAATTCACTCCGGGTTAAATCCTCTTTGATGGGAAGCCCGACATAAAAAGTCGATCCTGACCCAACGGTACTCTGAGCCCAAATCCGCCCGCCCAGCGTCTCGACGATCTCCTTGCAGTGATAGAGCCCAATCCCCAAACCGTTATCTTTAGTGGTCCGAAACGGTCTGAAAAGGCTGTTCTTGATAAAATCTTCCGTCATCCCGCAGCCGTTATCTGCAATCGAAATTTCAACAAATGCCGGCGGCAACCAATTCGACCGAATGTTGACTGGCAGTGCACTTGCCTTGCCCTTTGAAGCTTTGATCAAGATCTGTCCACCATTTGGCATCGCGTCTTTGGCATTGAGGACCAGATTAACGATTACTTTCTTGAACTGAGACAGATCCGACAACAATTTGGGAATTTTTTGAAATTTGAATTTTATTTTAAACTCTGAGCTTAACTTAATATCCTCCACCGATTTCCTAATCAACTCGCAGAGATCTATCTCTTCTAACAAAACCCGGCTGTGATTGGATCGCATCGAAATCCTTGAAAGCAAACCTTGCATGTTGTCCACGGAGCCCGAAAGTGTCTTGATTAAATCTTTGCGGAAATCAGGATTGTCCATATTTTCCCTGGCATTTTCCGATAGCATGGAAAGAATCGAAACGGTATTTCTCAAATCATGAACCACAAACGAGGAAAATTTGTGAAAAGACTCTAATTCTTTAGATTCTCTCAGGTTTTCTTGCAACTTTAGATTTTGAATCGCCATCGCAGAGTGATTTGCCAACGTTTCCAATAGTTCTAAATCCTCGTCGGTGTAACCTTTGCCTTTCTTTTCTCCTAAAACCATCATTCCAACAAGACCTGACTTTGTCAGCAAAGGAACACAGACCGAGACCTGCAATCTAGCAAATTGCTCTTCGATCTCCCTAAAAGGTTCGGGTAAAACTCTTTTAGTGGACGTTCCGGATAACTTAATCGGTTCCCCCAATCTCCACAACCAGTCAATGAACTCTGGCTGCAAGTTGAGGTTTATCGCATCAATATCCCTTAAGTTTTTTTTTTACTCAAAATGATATTTGTAGAACCATCTTGTACAAGTAAAATTGCCCCCTTTTCCACTCCAAGAAAATCGGTTATCGTGTTCAAGATGGCATGATTCAAGTTATCAACGTCGAGATTAAACGAAATTTCAGCACTAAACTGGCTCCATATGTTACGGTAATCATAACTTCCCCTAAAGAATGTCTTGTCGATAAGCTTTCTAACCCCCCTTTTCCAAGAAAAAGAAGTCATTATTATAAAAAAGAGAAAAACGACAGCACTGATGGCGACTATAGAAAAGAAAACTTGCACATCCTGGCCAATCATAGAAATTAACTTTCCCAGGATACCAACAAGAATAAGGTAGGCACCAACCCATAAAATCACAACAGAGGAGTATACCGTTTCCCTATCGTTGTCAAACGTGATAAAATTCTTGAACCGAGAGAGTCGAGGCGTGATACAGCCAAAGAATATGCAAAGTGAAATCAATACCAACAGACCCGGGTTAAGCGTTTTGACCAGCAATCCCTGGCTG from the candidate division KSB1 bacterium genome contains:
- a CDS encoding GAF domain-containing protein → MGEPIKLSGTSTKRVLPEPFREIEEQFARLQVSVCVPLLTKSGLVGMMVLGEKKGKGYTDEDLELLETLANHSAMAIQNLKLQENLRESKELESFHKFSSFVVHDLRNTVSILSMLSENARENMDNPDFRKDLIKTLSGSVDNMQGLLSRISMRSNHSRVLLEEIDLCELIRKSVEDIKLSSEFKIKFKFQKIPKLLSDLSQFKKVIVNLVLNAKDAMPNGGQILIKASKGKASALPVNIRSNWLPPAFVEISIADNGCGMTEDFIKNSLFRPFRTTKDNGLGIGLYHCKEIVETLGGRIWAQSTVGSGSTFYVGLPIKEDLTRSEFPSPANLKWNALMTN